One segment of Niabella beijingensis DNA contains the following:
- a CDS encoding ComEC/Rec2 family competence protein gives MQPSADLFLARAPFIKLLLPFACGILFCFYHPLPVTGCMTGLLVSGLMVLLFRMLGSYQRLKLQMLQTVLILLILFFSGILIAALKDTGNRRSWFGRHYAPGMYLVTDLEEQPVEKSRSYKAAAVVKQLIINDSVIRVNGKMILYFKKEPGHRQLNAGDRLVFKKEPQTIRSTGNPGAFDYRLYARFNGITHQVYLTGQDVLKIKGPQPFSVSLWLYRVRASILAVLKEYIKTPREAGLAEALLMGYRDDLDKSLLQSYTDTGVVHVIAVSGMHLGLIYWLLELLLGPLLKRRQTRWLHPVLVLTVLWTFSLLAGGAASIVRAAVMFTCILLGKHFGRNVSVYNTLAASAFLLLGYNPWWLWDVGFQLSYAAVLGIVIFYRPLYGLITVENKLLNAVWQLIAISIAAQVLTTPLSIYHFHQFPVYFLISNLLVVPLSSGILIGTLLLVAVAPFPAIAAATGVLLRGAIVWMNRIIENLEHYPFALWKGLQISMAQVLLLYVLIAGVALLLQQRKTGLWMAVLGLSGFIVLRGLSFYQANRQSKIIVYNSSGSSIIDFINGRDHFILADTAGLQDPAIAKNTLEPSAIRHRLRQPEALRHIRGDERLLFGGRSVLLIHAPLNGTRYGKADLVVLTGNPRLYISRLLEVVQPRQVVIGGSVPAWKARYWQQDCDALGVPCYNVVNKGAFVMTL, from the coding sequence ATGCAACCCTCCGCTGATCTGTTTCTCGCCCGCGCACCGTTTATAAAGTTATTGCTTCCGTTTGCCTGCGGTATCCTGTTCTGCTTTTATCATCCGCTGCCTGTAACGGGCTGTATGACCGGCCTCCTGGTTTCCGGTTTAATGGTATTGTTGTTCCGGATGCTAGGCAGTTATCAGCGGTTGAAATTGCAGATGCTGCAGACAGTACTGATCCTGCTGATACTTTTCTTTTCAGGGATACTGATTGCAGCGCTTAAAGATACCGGGAACCGGCGCAGCTGGTTTGGCCGGCATTATGCTCCGGGAATGTACCTGGTGACTGACCTGGAGGAACAGCCTGTTGAAAAGAGCCGCTCTTACAAGGCCGCGGCCGTGGTAAAACAGCTGATCATTAATGACAGCGTTATCCGGGTCAATGGAAAAATGATCCTTTATTTTAAAAAGGAGCCCGGTCACCGGCAATTGAATGCCGGCGACCGGCTGGTGTTTAAGAAAGAGCCTCAGACGATCCGGAGTACGGGTAACCCGGGTGCATTCGACTATAGGCTTTATGCCCGGTTCAATGGGATCACGCACCAGGTATATCTCACCGGGCAGGATGTTTTAAAGATCAAAGGACCGCAGCCGTTCTCCGTAAGCCTGTGGCTGTACCGGGTAAGGGCATCCATTCTTGCTGTTTTAAAAGAGTACATAAAAACACCAAGGGAAGCAGGGCTGGCTGAGGCCCTGCTGATGGGTTACCGCGACGATCTGGATAAAAGCTTACTGCAATCCTACACCGATACCGGTGTGGTACATGTGATCGCTGTTTCGGGAATGCACCTGGGGCTTATTTACTGGTTGCTGGAGCTTTTACTGGGCCCGCTATTGAAACGGCGGCAAACGCGCTGGCTGCATCCCGTTCTTGTTTTAACGGTATTATGGACCTTTAGCCTGCTGGCGGGTGGTGCGGCTTCCATTGTTCGGGCAGCTGTTATGTTTACCTGTATCCTGCTTGGAAAACATTTTGGCCGCAATGTTTCTGTATACAATACACTGGCGGCTTCAGCCTTCCTGCTGCTCGGTTATAACCCCTGGTGGTTGTGGGATGTGGGATTCCAGCTTTCTTATGCAGCCGTACTGGGTATCGTTATTTTCTACAGACCTCTGTATGGTCTTATAACAGTAGAGAATAAACTGTTGAATGCGGTGTGGCAGCTCATTGCAATAAGTATTGCTGCACAGGTCTTAACCACCCCGCTAAGCATCTATCACTTTCATCAGTTCCCGGTTTATTTCCTGATCTCCAATTTGCTGGTGGTGCCTTTGTCGAGCGGGATATTGATCGGAACATTGCTGCTGGTAGCTGTGGCACCGTTTCCTGCTATAGCTGCAGCCACAGGCGTATTGCTGCGCGGCGCTATAGTCTGGATGAACCGGATCATCGAGAACCTGGAACACTATCCCTTCGCGTTGTGGAAGGGATTGCAGATCAGCATGGCACAGGTATTACTGTTGTATGTTCTTATAGCCGGGGTTGCTTTGTTACTGCAACAACGAAAGACAGGGCTTTGGATGGCAGTACTGGGTCTATCCGGATTCATCGTGCTGCGGGGACTTTCTTTCTATCAGGCAAACCGGCAGTCCAAGATCATCGTGTACAATAGTTCCGGAAGCAGCATTATCGATTTTATCAACGGCCGGGACCATTTTATCCTTGCGGATACCGCCGGACTACAGGATCCTGCAATAGCAAAAAATACACTGGAGCCTTCGGCGATCCGTCATCGTCTCCGGCAACCGGAGGCGCTGCGGCATATCAGAGGGGACGAGCGTTTGTTGTTTGGTGGCCGCTCCGTATTGCTGATACATGCGCCTCTGAACGGAACCCGGTACGGAAAAGCAGACCTTGTGGTCCTTACCGGGAATCCCCGGCTGTATATCTCCCGGCTGCTGGAGGTAGTGCAGCCCCGGCAGGTGGTGATCGGGGGCTCCGTGCCGGCCTGGAAGGCCCGCTACTGGCAGCAGGACTGTGATGCGCTGGGTGTGCCCTGTTACAATGTTGTGAACAAAGGAGCTTTTGTAATGACCCTTTGA
- a CDS encoding S9 family peptidase: MKRLLIKAVAVPAMMAAVTAVAQNDPGVLTVDRIMRDPKWMGTSPSDVAWGNEGNTLFFSWNPEQAPADSLYRITPADKTPRKLQLNEQRRAVSESLLRYSNNRSAATWTKDGDIYYRAPAGKIIRITQTLEGEYNPVFSFNDTRIVYTRGQNLYSWEIATGASQQLTNFTNDAPPDKDKKTNAEEAWLKKEQLALMDVLRERNNKRVAGEGYTRARELSGPKPIYLAGGQLTGTNISPDGRFVTYQLYTAGNGKRTIVPDYVTESGYTTDIPGRTKVGSPQGSARFFVYDRIRDTAYKISTEQIPGIRDIPAFVKDYPLQWERMKRDTVLRNVNVWGVEWSQNGRYALLDIYADDNKDRWLMLMDTATRHLKLVDRQHDDAWIGGPGISPRATGWTDNETVWFQSETTGYTHLYLYNVTSGVKRALTKGPYEVQEAKLSNDKKSFYITTNQIHPGEKQFYRLNIKAGQTVQLTTLPGANEVSLSPDEKYLAIRNSFIDKPWELYLQENRPGAHPVQITTKAQSEEYRQIKWRIPEVISFTARDGAPVYARLYKPENARPGMPAVFFVHGAGYLQNAHKWWSSYFREYMFNNLLADNGYYVMDIDYRGSAGYGRDWRTGIYRHMGGKDLTDHVDAVKYLTDTYKIDPAKVGIYGGSYGGFMTLMALFTTPDVFASGAALRPVTDWANYNHGYTSNILNEPFTDSIAYHKSSPIYFANGLKGNLLICHGMVDVNVHYQDAVKLAQRLMELKKANWELASYPMEDHGFVEPVSWTDEYKRIFKLFEQTLKK, encoded by the coding sequence ATGAAGAGATTATTGATAAAGGCCGTTGCAGTTCCTGCAATGATGGCTGCTGTTACCGCAGTGGCACAGAACGATCCCGGTGTACTGACGGTAGACCGGATCATGCGTGACCCCAAATGGATGGGCACATCGCCATCTGATGTTGCCTGGGGGAATGAGGGAAACACCTTATTTTTTTCCTGGAACCCGGAACAGGCACCTGCCGATTCGCTGTACCGCATTACACCTGCGGATAAAACACCCCGGAAGCTGCAGCTAAATGAACAACGCAGGGCAGTATCCGAGTCCCTGCTGCGCTACAGTAACAACAGGTCGGCTGCAACCTGGACAAAAGACGGGGATATTTATTACAGAGCACCTGCCGGTAAGATCATTCGTATTACGCAGACGCTGGAAGGTGAGTATAATCCGGTGTTCAGCTTTAATGATACCCGGATCGTTTATACCCGCGGTCAGAACCTTTATTCCTGGGAGATCGCAACAGGTGCTTCGCAACAACTGACCAATTTTACCAATGATGCGCCTCCTGATAAAGACAAAAAGACAAATGCAGAAGAAGCGTGGCTGAAAAAAGAACAGCTGGCCCTCATGGATGTGCTGCGGGAGCGGAACAACAAACGGGTGGCCGGGGAGGGATATACGCGGGCCCGTGAGCTGTCCGGACCCAAACCCATTTATCTGGCGGGGGGCCAGCTGACCGGTACAAACATCAGTCCGGACGGGCGGTTTGTGACTTACCAGCTTTACACCGCAGGAAACGGGAAACGAACCATTGTACCGGATTATGTAACCGAGAGCGGCTATACCACAGACATTCCCGGTCGCACAAAGGTGGGCAGCCCGCAGGGAAGTGCCCGTTTTTTTGTTTATGACCGTATACGAGATACTGCTTATAAGATCAGTACAGAACAGATCCCCGGCATCCGGGATATCCCCGCATTTGTAAAGGACTATCCGCTGCAATGGGAGCGGATGAAGCGGGATACGGTCCTTCGCAATGTGAATGTATGGGGTGTGGAATGGTCGCAAAACGGCCGTTATGCCCTGCTGGATATATATGCAGACGATAATAAAGACCGGTGGCTGATGCTGATGGATACCGCAACAAGGCACCTGAAGCTGGTCGACCGGCAACACGATGATGCCTGGATCGGCGGACCGGGGATCAGTCCCCGCGCTACCGGGTGGACGGATAATGAAACGGTCTGGTTCCAGAGCGAAACCACCGGCTACACGCATCTGTATCTTTACAATGTGACATCGGGGGTAAAACGTGCGCTTACAAAAGGACCGTATGAAGTGCAGGAGGCAAAACTTTCCAATGATAAAAAATCGTTTTACATTACTACCAATCAGATACATCCCGGCGAAAAACAGTTTTACCGGCTGAACATAAAAGCGGGACAAACAGTACAGCTGACCACACTTCCGGGAGCGAATGAAGTAAGCCTGTCACCGGATGAAAAATACCTGGCCATCAGGAATTCATTTATTGATAAACCCTGGGAGCTCTACCTCCAGGAAAACCGCCCCGGTGCCCACCCGGTGCAGATCACCACAAAAGCACAGAGCGAAGAATACCGGCAGATCAAATGGCGTATCCCGGAGGTGATTTCATTTACGGCAAGGGATGGTGCACCGGTGTATGCCCGGTTGTATAAACCGGAAAATGCCCGGCCCGGCATGCCGGCTGTATTTTTTGTTCATGGTGCAGGATATCTTCAGAACGCTCATAAATGGTGGAGTTCCTATTTCCGGGAATATATGTTCAACAACCTTCTTGCAGATAATGGTTATTATGTGATGGACATCGATTACCGTGGGAGTGCCGGCTATGGCCGCGACTGGCGTACCGGTATCTACCGGCACATGGGGGGGAAAGATCTTACCGATCATGTGGATGCGGTAAAATATCTTACGGACACCTATAAAATTGACCCGGCAAAAGTGGGCATCTATGGTGGTTCTTACGGTGGGTTTATGACGCTGATGGCGTTGTTTACAACACCGGATGTGTTTGCCAGCGGCGCAGCCTTGCGGCCGGTTACGGACTGGGCCAATTACAATCACGGCTATACCTCCAATATCCTCAACGAACCGTTTACTGACAGCATCGCCTATCATAAAAGTTCGCCTATTTATTTTGCGAACGGATTAAAAGGCAACCTGCTTATCTGCCATGGCATGGTGGATGTGAATGTCCATTACCAGGACGCTGTGAAGCTGGCCCAGCGCCTGATGGAGCTGAAGAAAGCCAATTGGGAACTGGCTTCCTACCCAATGGAAGACCATGGCTTTGTGGAGCCCGTAAGCTGGACCGACGAATACAAGCGGATCTTCAAACTCTTTGAACAGACACTGAAGAAATAG
- a CDS encoding M28 family metallopeptidase: protein MYYKRFTAAIAALAFVACNTPEKTKNGETDASAFSADSLVRHIKVLSADSFEGRKPFTEGEKKTIGYLEEQFRQLGAEPGNGSSYLQDVPMIDILSEPEPVMKVQAASGVMELKGLDEYVLSTPKTDSVIRLSNVPVVFAGYGVVAPEYNWNDYEGLDVKGKIVMVLVNDPGFNNGDTTLFKGKTMTYYGRWTYKFEEAARQGARGCLVIHSTAAASYPFSVVQNNWHTSELRLDNKDEKLLDAQGWITMEAAKKLIMAGGQDTGIIAKADIRGFRAQQLNATVSTGIKTKVTRSQSHNVIAKITGSKYPDEYVLYTAHWDHLGIGKPDARGDSIYNGALDNASGTAALLEFARVWKSQKTPPERTIVFLAVTAEEQGLLGSAYYAQHPVYPLAKTVGVLNVDEVNNYGRTKDIMVVGQGQSEMEDLLKEEAEKLGRYISYDATPEAGHYFRSDHFSFAKAGVPALAQGFGIDVIGKDKEYGRKMQEAFNTQHYHGPSDEYNTSWDLSGAVDDLQLLFMVGKRLAYGHNWPGWKAGSEFKAERDKSAAERAR from the coding sequence ATGTATTATAAGCGGTTCACTGCGGCAATTGCAGCACTTGCTTTTGTTGCATGCAATACCCCGGAAAAAACAAAAAACGGAGAAACTGATGCTTCGGCATTCAGTGCCGACAGTCTTGTGCGGCATATTAAGGTCCTTTCGGCAGATTCATTTGAAGGGCGCAAACCTTTTACAGAAGGAGAGAAAAAGACCATCGGCTACCTGGAGGAGCAATTCCGGCAACTGGGTGCAGAACCGGGTAATGGCAGCAGTTATCTTCAGGATGTGCCGATGATCGATATCCTTTCAGAACCGGAGCCGGTCATGAAGGTCCAGGCCGCTTCGGGTGTCATGGAGTTGAAAGGACTTGATGAATATGTACTTTCCACACCCAAAACGGATTCCGTCATCCGCCTCAGCAATGTACCGGTAGTGTTTGCCGGTTATGGTGTGGTGGCGCCCGAATACAACTGGAACGATTATGAAGGACTGGACGTGAAAGGGAAGATCGTTATGGTGCTGGTAAATGATCCCGGGTTTAATAACGGGGACACAACCCTGTTCAAAGGGAAAACCATGACCTATTACGGACGTTGGACCTATAAGTTTGAAGAAGCGGCCCGGCAGGGTGCCCGTGGCTGCCTGGTGATCCATAGTACCGCGGCTGCCAGTTATCCGTTCAGCGTGGTACAGAACAACTGGCATACATCGGAGCTCCGGCTGGACAATAAAGATGAAAAACTGCTGGATGCCCAGGGCTGGATCACTATGGAAGCGGCTAAAAAACTGATCATGGCGGGCGGACAGGATACCGGTATCATTGCCAAAGCAGATATCCGCGGATTCAGGGCACAGCAGCTGAATGCCACCGTGTCCACAGGTATAAAAACAAAAGTGACCCGCAGTCAGTCGCACAATGTGATTGCAAAGATCACAGGAAGCAAATACCCGGATGAATACGTTCTTTATACCGCTCACTGGGACCACCTGGGCATCGGGAAACCGGATGCCCGCGGCGATTCGATCTATAACGGGGCGTTGGACAATGCCAGCGGCACCGCCGCCCTGCTGGAGTTTGCAAGGGTATGGAAAAGTCAAAAGACACCGCCGGAACGCACCATTGTTTTTCTGGCTGTGACCGCCGAAGAGCAGGGATTGCTGGGATCGGCCTACTACGCACAGCATCCGGTATACCCGCTTGCAAAAACAGTAGGGGTGCTGAATGTGGATGAGGTCAACAACTATGGCCGTACAAAAGACATTATGGTGGTGGGCCAGGGACAATCGGAAATGGAGGATCTTTTAAAAGAAGAAGCTGAAAAACTGGGAAGGTATATTTCCTATGACGCCACGCCGGAGGCGGGACATTATTTCCGGTCGGATCATTTCAGTTTTGCAAAAGCCGGCGTACCGGCCCTTGCCCAGGGATTTGGTATTGATGTGATCGGTAAGGATAAAGAGTACGGCAGGAAAATGCAGGAGGCATTCAATACTCAACATTATCACGGACCTTCCGATGAATACAATACCAGCTGGGATCTGAGCGGTGCCGTGGATGATTTGCAACTGCTTTTTATGGTAGGCAAACGGCTGGCCTATGGCCATAACTGGCCCGGCTGGAAAGCCGGTTCCGAGTTTAAAGCCGAGCGCGACAAGAGTGCAGCAGAAAGGGCCCGCTAA
- a CDS encoding PQQ-dependent sugar dehydrogenase — MSFHVKPLLTGVLAASLLVACNSNKSHGVKPGEGNTDSSSNPVETKKPNSDYKPAFEGQTRIKGVHTQTPLDVKMLSDRLVYPWGIVTLPDGRFLITERKGTLRIATAAGQLSAPITGLPKVNSDGQGGLLDVIPDPDFATNRIIYWSFSQDVPPGTLTAVGKGKLAADEKTVEGAAVIYQALPAFPSKLHYGSRLAWDKEGNLFVSTGERSDIKSRPMAQQLNAAPGKVLRITKEGKPAPGNPFANTPDARPEIWSYGHRNVQGLAIHPVTGDLWEDEFGPKGGDEVNRIEPGKNYGWATITYGLEYSGEKVGEGITQKEGLEQPVYYWDPVVSPSGATFYSGDLIPEWKNNLFIGALSGMHIVRLVIENNKVVGEERLLADQQQRFRDVVQGADGALYAISDGEKGRLFRIGKK, encoded by the coding sequence ATGAGTTTTCATGTTAAACCACTATTGACAGGGGTGCTGGCGGCGTCCCTGCTTGTAGCCTGTAATTCCAACAAATCGCATGGGGTAAAACCCGGCGAGGGGAATACAGACTCTTCCTCTAATCCCGTGGAAACAAAAAAGCCCAACAGCGATTATAAACCGGCGTTTGAAGGGCAGACCCGCATTAAAGGAGTACATACACAAACACCGCTGGATGTAAAAATGCTTTCGGACAGGCTGGTGTATCCCTGGGGTATCGTTACGCTTCCGGATGGTCGTTTTCTTATTACAGAGCGGAAGGGCACCCTGCGCATAGCCACTGCGGCGGGGCAATTGAGCGCGCCCATTACCGGTCTGCCAAAAGTGAACAGTGACGGGCAGGGCGGACTGCTGGATGTGATACCGGATCCCGATTTTGCAACCAACCGGATCATTTACTGGAGCTTTTCGCAGGATGTGCCACCGGGCACTCTTACCGCCGTGGGCAAAGGAAAACTGGCAGCCGATGAAAAGACCGTCGAAGGAGCTGCAGTGATCTACCAGGCACTTCCGGCATTTCCCAGCAAGCTCCATTATGGCTCAAGACTGGCATGGGATAAAGAAGGGAACCTGTTTGTAAGCACCGGGGAACGTTCAGACATCAAATCCCGCCCCATGGCCCAGCAGCTGAATGCGGCTCCGGGTAAGGTGTTGCGGATCACAAAAGAAGGCAAACCCGCTCCGGGCAATCCGTTTGCCAACACACCGGATGCAAGACCGGAGATCTGGTCTTACGGACACCGGAATGTGCAGGGGCTGGCCATACACCCCGTTACCGGTGATCTCTGGGAAGATGAATTTGGCCCCAAGGGTGGTGACGAGGTGAACCGTATCGAACCGGGGAAAAATTATGGTTGGGCAACCATCACCTACGGACTGGAATACAGCGGTGAAAAAGTTGGAGAAGGTATTACGCAGAAAGAAGGCCTGGAACAGCCGGTCTACTACTGGGACCCCGTAGTGTCTCCGAGTGGCGCCACCTTTTACAGCGGTGACCTGATACCCGAATGGAAAAATAATCTGTTTATAGGCGCCCTTAGCGGTATGCATATTGTAAGGCTGGTGATCGAAAACAATAAGGTGGTGGGTGAAGAACGACTGCTGGCCGATCAGCAGCAGCGCTTCCGGGATGTGGTACAAGGTGCAGATGGCGCGCTTTATGCCATCAGCGACGGAGAGAAGGGAAGACTGTTCCGCATCGGTAAGAAGTAG
- a CDS encoding SCO family protein yields MNKKAIYGILIAIILPLTCYFIIKHYSEQAVVLPQRFFPDSINSTLKGGKKVSDTVWHRISDFKLTNQLGETATLDKYRGKIIVADFFFTHCPTICPPLTMNMRRLQGSITNSERVGDRTNNDVQFISFSIDPERDSVHQLKAWADRFQINPQQWDLLTGDKKTIYDLALKDMRIGLVDGKGIDTSFIHTDHFVLIDTSRVIRGFYHGLDSTSLAKLSRDIVLLTLEKNPNEKSELSGQLNFLAVVFLIVAVLVGLFLIVFKKKKNVDPVVDQK; encoded by the coding sequence TTGAACAAAAAAGCAATATACGGTATTCTCATTGCGATCATCTTACCGCTTACCTGCTACTTTATCATCAAGCATTACAGCGAACAGGCCGTAGTATTGCCGCAGCGTTTTTTCCCGGACTCCATTAATTCGACATTAAAAGGCGGTAAAAAGGTTTCTGATACCGTATGGCACCGCATCAGCGACTTTAAGCTGACCAACCAGCTGGGAGAAACGGCAACGCTGGATAAATACAGGGGAAAGATCATTGTTGCCGATTTCTTCTTTACCCACTGCCCTACCATCTGCCCTCCGCTCACCATGAACATGCGGCGGCTGCAGGGCTCCATCACCAATTCGGAACGGGTGGGCGACCGTACCAATAATGACGTACAGTTTATTTCGTTCAGCATTGACCCCGAGCGCGACTCGGTGCACCAGCTCAAGGCCTGGGCCGACCGCTTTCAGATCAACCCCCAGCAATGGGATTTGCTGACGGGTGATAAAAAAACCATTTATGACCTGGCCCTGAAGGATATGCGGATCGGGCTGGTGGATGGAAAGGGCATTGATACCAGCTTTATCCATACCGATCATTTTGTACTGATCGATACCAGCCGGGTCATCAGGGGATTTTACCATGGGCTCGACAGTACCTCACTGGCAAAACTTTCCAGGGACATCGTACTGCTGACGCTTGAAAAAAATCCAAATGAAAAAAGTGAGCTTTCCGGACAACTCAATTTCCTGGCTGTGGTGTTCCTGATTGTGGCAGTATTGGTTGGCCTATTCCTGATCGTGTTTAAAAAGAAAAAAAATGTTGACCCCGTCGTGGACCAAAAATGA
- a CDS encoding DUF420 domain-containing protein → MLTPSWTKNDKKAKLLIYTFSIIVFAVVVALGRVQLNVQPGFDVHIFALANAVINSVVAVLLVVALFAAKSGKYLLHKRIMLVAMVLSILFLVSYIAHHLLAGDTKFGGTGAIRFIYYFILGTHIPLAGIILPFILFTAYRGLIGEYPRHRKIARITWPIWFYVAVTGPIIYILISPYY, encoded by the coding sequence ATGTTGACCCCGTCGTGGACCAAAAATGATAAGAAAGCCAAGCTTCTTATTTATACCTTTTCCATTATCGTATTTGCCGTTGTGGTTGCCCTGGGGCGCGTTCAGCTGAATGTACAACCCGGTTTTGATGTACACATCTTTGCCCTGGCCAATGCGGTTATCAACTCCGTCGTTGCCGTGCTCCTGGTTGTTGCGTTATTCGCTGCAAAAAGCGGAAAATATTTGCTACACAAACGGATCATGCTCGTAGCTATGGTACTTTCCATCCTTTTCCTGGTGAGCTATATCGCCCACCACCTGCTGGCGGGAGATACCAAATTCGGCGGCACCGGTGCCATCCGCTTTATTTATTATTTTATTCTCGGCACGCATATTCCGCTGGCGGGCATCATCCTTCCTTTTATTTTATTTACCGCTTACAGAGGTCTGATCGGCGAGTACCCCCGCCACCGCAAGATCGCCCGCATCACCTGGCCCATCTGGTTTTATGTGGCTGTTACCGGACCCATTATTTATATCCTGATCAGTCCGTATTATTAA
- a CDS encoding family 16 glycoside hydrolase: MKNAKNKISLYMNAKEHYGVAWLTGYAFSDGTLEFDVKGKDVLQQSFVGLAFHGVNNRTMDVIYFRPFNFQAPDAGRKSHSVQYVSLPEYDWQRLRTEHPDKYEQALKHPPQPDEWFHVRMVIKQPEVKVYVNNNPEPDLVVEQLGDRKGEMIGFWTGHQSDGNFANLKITPKKSNK, translated from the coding sequence ATGAAGAATGCAAAAAATAAGATAAGTCTTTATATGAATGCAAAAGAGCACTATGGGGTAGCCTGGCTTACCGGTTATGCGTTCAGCGATGGCACCCTTGAGTTTGATGTAAAAGGAAAGGATGTGTTGCAGCAAAGCTTTGTGGGGCTCGCTTTTCATGGGGTAAATAACCGTACGATGGACGTGATCTATTTCCGGCCGTTTAATTTCCAGGCACCGGATGCCGGCAGGAAAAGCCATTCGGTGCAGTACGTTTCATTGCCGGAGTACGACTGGCAAAGGCTGAGGACGGAACATCCGGATAAATATGAACAGGCGCTGAAACATCCCCCGCAACCGGATGAATGGTTTCATGTGCGTATGGTCATCAAACAGCCGGAGGTAAAAGTGTATGTGAACAATAATCCGGAACCGGATCTTGTAGTGGAACAATTGGGTGACCGGAAAGGGGAAATGATCGGCTTCTGGACCGGGCACCAGTCGGATGGAAACTTTGCGAACCTGAAAATAACCCCTAAAAAATCAAACAAATGA
- a CDS encoding right-handed parallel beta-helix repeat-containing protein yields MLLIMYTRVDAQLFFVDPVKGSDNAPGSSAAPFASLEKAADAAAALPQGATITIRLAPGLHLLKNKVTITSKGAHLSDGRLIIEAAVMPDDTAWTPAKMPVIQSVSGNNNDPNHKFPHSVGLLIATNDVVLRGLKFTGNANPDVTYYYPVKKEDTLCHGLKISQCYFIGEKNAAPIQGAIWAHGPGTGVEHCIFYGCKNALLLFRGIKDFSLTHSIIYDAYEAAVWFGPFTAAFTFRDNIVSNCNFFWLRPENTYPEYTFSNSVIANNKHYTGIYRAAGGLLPIEKNNFKEERIRKTASVVLNEVELDGLKKGDLQLSSGSDGYDIPAGIFSSAIKQTR; encoded by the coding sequence ATGCTATTGATTATGTATACCAGGGTGGATGCCCAGCTCTTTTTTGTAGATCCTGTAAAAGGAAGTGATAACGCTCCGGGCAGCTCAGCGGCTCCTTTCGCCAGTCTGGAAAAAGCAGCGGATGCAGCAGCAGCGCTTCCGCAGGGGGCAACCATTACCATTCGGCTGGCGCCCGGTTTGCACCTGCTTAAGAACAAAGTGACAATTACCTCCAAGGGAGCACATTTATCCGATGGCCGGCTGATCATTGAAGCGGCGGTTATGCCTGATGATACTGCATGGACACCGGCAAAGATGCCCGTGATCCAGTCGGTTTCCGGTAATAATAATGACCCGAACCATAAATTCCCGCACAGCGTTGGACTGCTGATTGCGACCAATGACGTGGTGCTGCGGGGATTAAAATTCACTGGCAACGCCAATCCGGATGTAACATATTACTATCCGGTCAAAAAAGAGGATACGCTTTGTCACGGATTAAAGATCTCTCAATGTTATTTTATCGGAGAAAAGAATGCCGCCCCCATCCAGGGCGCCATATGGGCGCACGGACCAGGCACCGGGGTGGAGCATTGTATCTTCTACGGATGTAAGAATGCCCTGCTGCTTTTCCGGGGAATAAAAGATTTTTCGCTTACCCACTCCATAATTTACGATGCTTATGAGGCTGCCGTATGGTTCGGGCCCTTTACCGCTGCATTTACTTTCCGGGATAATATTGTATCAAATTGTAATTTTTTCTGGCTGCGCCCGGAAAATACCTACCCGGAATATACCTTCAGCAATTCCGTTATCGCCAATAATAAACATTATACCGGCATATACCGGGCCGCAGGGGGACTGCTTCCCATTGAGAAAAATAATTTTAAAGAAGAGCGTATCCGAAAAACCGCGTCGGTGGTATTAAATGAAGTGGAGCTGGATGGATTGAAAAAAGGGGACCTGCAGCTTTCTTCCGGATCGGACGGATATGATATCCCCGCCGGCATTTTCAGTAGCGCTATAAAACAAACCAGGTAA